A window of Sporohalobacter salinus genomic DNA:
GATGCAGCAGTATATTATATTTGTGAATTGCCTGGTGTTAATCCAGATAATTTAAATGTTGAATTATCGGATACAGATATTTTTATTGAAGGAAATGTTAATTCTATAGGCCAAAAGCAGATGAATTTTTTATATCAGGAACGGAGAAAAGGAGCATTTTTTCGTAAAATGCCGCTGCCAGTAGATGTTGATAATAATAATACTGAAGCTGATTTCAAGCATGGATTATTAAAAATTACTTTCCCTAAAACCAATAATTTCTAGTATTTTTTTTAGCTAGTAGTTTATACTAGCAATTGGAGATAAGTCAATGAACAAAATCCTAGGAGGGATTAATTAATGTTAACGAATCAATTTTCTCAGAATCCATATTTAGCACGGAATACTTTTGGTATGCCGCAGCAACAAGCTTTCGGTGGTCAAAACTTACAAACAGGTCAAAATTTACAGACGATGAGATCAATAAGTAACTATGCACCTACAACTAATGCGTGGTCTTACCGCTTCCATCCAGCTTCCAATGCTGCTAATATCAATGATATGACTACTGGATCTGTTCAACAACAGCCAGGAGCTATTCAGCAACAAGGGGGGCAGTTTGTACAGAATGCTCAAGCTGATTATTCTACAGCTAGCAATGCTATGGTACGACAGCAGCTATCAACAGGAATTATTAGTCCAAGTGTAGACATTTCTGAAACTAAAAATGATTTAGTTATTGCCTGTAATCTTCCAAATGTAAATGTTAGCAATTTGAATTTAACTGCAACAGAAAATTCACTTTCAATTTCTGCTCAAGCTTTTTCTGGTAATCAGTCTAATAGTATTCATAGAACTGTTCCGCTATCTACAACAATTAGAGCAGATGCAATTGATGCTAATTATTCTAATGGTATCTTAGAAGTGAGAATGCCTAAAAAAGAAGTAACTAGTAATCGTCAACAATTACAAGTGAATGTAGGAGAGTAATAAAAAGTATAGTTTATAATAATTTTAAGCTCTCAGTCTTGTAAAAAAGGCTGGGAGCTTATTAATATAGAAGTTTGGATTGGACAGGATTTTAAATCTTGACAAAGTAATTATCGATTACTATAATATAATTACTTTAAATAAAAAGTTACAAAAAAATCATATTTTTGCAGGAGGGATTGGGATGGTAGGATATTTGAATATTAGTCTTAATATTACATTTTCAATTGGAGATAATTTAGAAGGAATTATTTAATATGATAGTAAATATTATAGAAAAGAGTTATGAAGATTGTCGTTTTAAAGATGTTTGGAGTGGATTGATTTCTGATTATGCTGTTAATAGATTACTTGAATATCTTAATTTGAGTGAATTAAAAGGACAATTGAGGATGATAGAGAAAATTAATATTCATGGATTAGGATATACATATGCTAAGTATATTCTAAAAGGAAATAAGGATAAAGTATTAGTAATAAAAAATGATTTTACTTTCTCCCCGTTATTGAAATTAAAAAATATTCATTCAAAATCAATGGAAGATATTAGATTAGATTCTCCATTTAAAGATTTAATTAAAGTTGAAAAGATATATCCAAAATTAATTTTGATTATTTAGAATGACTAAGGAGGTACTAATGTTATTAATGCGCAAGTTTTTGAGTCTTTTTTTATCAGTAATTATTATTTCAACTTTTAATATTTCAGCAATTGCTTTAGAAATAAATGAAGATTTAAAGATTAAGCAAAATAAAGT
This region includes:
- a CDS encoding Hsp20/alpha crystallin family protein, encoding MLTNQFSQNPYLARNTFGMPQQQAFGGQNLQTGQNLQTMRSISNYAPTTNAWSYRFHPASNAANINDMTTGSVQQQPGAIQQQGGQFVQNAQADYSTASNAMVRQQLSTGIISPSVDISETKNDLVIACNLPNVNVSNLNLTATENSLSISAQAFSGNQSNSIHRTVPLSTTIRADAIDANYSNGILEVRMPKKEVTSNRQQLQVNVGE
- a CDS encoding Hsp20/alpha crystallin family protein codes for the protein MNNNNFNLQNNMGNQSTGISNYNGQNYFPPQVDVVEDDAAVYYICELPGVNPDNLNVELSDTDIFIEGNVNSIGQKQMNFLYQERRKGAFFRKMPLPVDVDNNNTEADFKHGLLKITFPKTNNF